One region of Culex pipiens pallens isolate TS chromosome 2, TS_CPP_V2, whole genome shotgun sequence genomic DNA includes:
- the LOC120430241 gene encoding uncharacterized protein LOC120430241 isoform X1: MDSTRQQLDDSGAPEGNIRDVQAAPKVAVKMAGGQEEGESEQVDDLPFGDDWTEPFGGPTVMFESLNRLEFIAVESPLPLKVCQLQCSARIFYAGMEVLLHNCGSLMLLDDSFVARVRLVDMGPLQQATTFSEAASALYRQLSITEILVDNMKAQRDQYRSELLTTFNRIRQRTISDNVCAADARQIFSVVQSSSNLDYVELCEQLCSNASISRGLRDQVEKLLQIEQEVGQRNAFLAKFHAKFTNSTHELGTALQEFHEAVVASRVKSLLDMAPHFLGRHLKDIPERTVFQIHDNDVKLFHDLDKVLNKKIFAKLLGDLAKRWTAQMKSLKQGKQLVTAINPIYLSLCRSLEELIVEIVDKTDHKPEELLLSDDGGWFPIKSAIIWKTVTGYTKCLQHEYKFIFRLLKHYHPVTGSKKPFEYQTRRLQQQNPLGIAEELYVWFCLLDDVLHHALPQASLATFERILQDFVQLVRDASLGQLETIRVITRNTARFITQTFPFMDAVQSDEDKELLQAQWSEINQTESACTFRDRVDVFSGYWQNRWEMIQRIPSKNGLPDAATRRRCRKRADFIRKRQLALKPKPPAELPSQPSVIPKPPKGLPPQPNAIPKPPARNPRQPSAIPKPPAGFPPQPNAMPKPPAGLPPQPIPKPPAKYPPQPNAIPDVKQKGSTQHARREAEATKEKAELYNAAELFDIFTEYWTRWRNCKTRSEQAFVVSYMNFKYGR; encoded by the exons ATGGATTCGACACGACAGCAGCTGGACGATTCCGGGGCTCCGGAAGGGAACATCCGCGATGTCCAAGCGGCACCGAAGGTGGCCGTTAAAATGGCAGGTGGACAGGAGGAAGGTG AATCCGAACAGGTTGACGATCTTCCGTTTGGCGATGATTGGACGGAACCTTTCGGAGGACCGACAGTCATGTTCGAGAGCCTCAACAGGCTGGAATTCATTGCGGTCGAGTCTCCGTTGCCGCTGAAGGTCTGCCAGCTGCAGTGTTCGGCCCGGATCTTCTACGCCGGCATGGAGGTTCTGCTGCACAACTGCGGCAGCCTCATGCTGCTGGACGACAGCTTCGTAGCCCGAGTTCGGTTGGTGGACATGGGTCCACTGCAGCAAGCTACCACCTTTTCCGAGGCTGCAAGTGCGCTGTACAG ACAACTCAGCATTACCGAGATCCTCGTGGACAATATGAAAGCGCAGCGGGATCAGTATCGTTCCGAGCTGTTGACCACGTTCAACCGCATCCGGCAGCGAACGATCTCGGACAACGTTTGCGCCGCCGATGCTCGGCAGATCTTCTCCGTCGTTCAAAGCTCGTCGAATCTGGACTACGTTGAGTTGTGCGAGCAGCTTTGCAGCAATGCTTCGATATCGCGGGGATTGCGCGACCAAGTAGAAAAGCTGCTCCAGATCGAGCAAGAGGTCGGGCAGAGAAACGCGTTCCTTGCGAAGTTTCACGCCAAGTTCACGAATTCTACGCATGAACTAGGCACTGCCCTGCAGGAGTTCCACGAAGCGGTGGTCGCCAGTCGAGTCAAGTCGCTGCTGGACATGGCCCCCCACTTTCTTGGGCGCCATCTGAAGGATATCCCCGAGCGGACCGTGTTCCAGATCCACGACAATGACGTCAAGCTGTTTCACGACCTGGACAAGGTACTGAACAAGAAGATCTTCGCGAAACTGCTTGGCGACCTCGCTAAACGTTGGACAGCGCAGATGAAGTCGTTAAAGCAAGGCAAACAGCTCGTGACCGCGATAAACCCGATCTACTTGTCGCTGTGCCGCAGTTTGGAGGAGCTGATCGTGGAAATCGTCGACAAAACCGACCACAAGCCGGAAGAGTTGCTGCTGAGTGATGACGGTGGATGGTTTCCGATCAAATCCGCGATCATCTGGAAGACTGTGACCGGTTATACCAAGTGTCTCCAGCACGAGTACAAATTCATCTTTCGTCTGCTGAAGCACTACCATCCGGTAACCGGCAGCAAGAAACCCTTCGAATACCAGACTCGGCGATTGCAACAGCAGAACCCACTCGGAATCGCCGAAGAGTTGTACGTGTGGTTCTGCCTACTCGATGACGTCCTCCACCACGCCCTGCCGCAAGCCAGCTTGGCCACTTTCGAGCGAATCCTGCAGGACTTTGTCCAGCTGGTGCGCGACGCAAGTCTCGGGCAGCTGGAGACCATTCGTGTCATTACGCGTAATACGGCTCGCTTTATCACGCAGACGTTCCCGTTCATGGACGCTGTGCAATCCGACGAGGACAAGGAGCTACTACAGGCTCAATGGAGTGAGATTAACCAGACGGAATCGGCCTGCACTTTCCGCGATCGGGTTGACGTTTTCAGCGGCTACTGGCAGAATCGCTGGGAGATGATTCAGAGAATTCCATCGAAGAATGGCCTTCCGGACGCGGCCACGCGCCGCCGCTGCCGTAAACGTGCGGATTTCATCCGGAAGCGGCAGCTTGCGCtgaaaccgaaaccgccggcgGAGTTACCTTCGCAGCCGAGCGTGATCCCAAAACCGCCGAAGGGGCTACCTCCACAGCCGAACGCGATCCCGAAACCGCCGGCGAGAAACCCTCGACAGCCGAGCGCGATTCCGAAACCGCCAGCCGGGTTTCCTCCGCAACCGAACGCGATGCCGAAACCGCCGGCGGGGTTACCACCGCAGCCGATCCCGAAACCGCCGGCGAAGTACCCTCCGCAACCGAACGCGATCCCGGACGTGAAACAAAAAGGGAGTACTCAACACGCAAGACGCGAAGCAGAAGCCACGAAGGAAAAAGCCGAGCTCTACAACGCGGCTGAGCTGTTCGACATATTTACCGAGTACTGGACCAGGTGGAGGAACTGTAAGACCCGCTCGGAACAAGCATTCGTCGTTTCTTATATGAACTTCAAGTATGGAAGATAA
- the LOC120430242 gene encoding SET and MYND domain-containing protein 4-like, with protein MVENVAFHALQDRWDLEMPRHRRSADISVYREFVARHDALISGPEAPKDNTTAARLRNVGNRHYLEKRFDDALWSYNRSICFAENLSEHLGIGYANRSAIYYELGEYEFALYNIDLARKSNYPERLLPKLLAREANCKERLAGGHSEGTVPLPVVDINVDVNPKIPFMAKGIRMKEFGDMGRGLVAERDFKTGDVILDEKSDLCVVSFERSFISCAHCGSTFWKSLIPCLGCAAVMYCGEKCREADLQAIHRFECSVVTKLSGVACNNMMIMARLFFYGLTAFDDNIDQMMKYCLPNAGIGSKPLNLDLTSSKPIDVFKVWHQSKLRHGPLSRCVPNAEHQSKLSAATFHLVFMKNPLVQSIFRTEAQCNFMLRCLLIHGRLTAPLVINRVDEKGGFLGILSPVASLINHSCDPNVISVVNSGRIKIIVLRPIQKGDQILTSYAPAWWDEHDGSTLDFDCKCVVCDRGPEGAKWRNAREKKRILSSEAMREWIGGGETQDLIKFQRLVQILARDGHHPGKLFGETVKIYYDKLFDEVCAENAKRNRAKVQQIGGNLF; from the exons ATGGTCGAAAACGTCGCGTTCCACGCGCTCCAAGATCGGTGGGATTTGGAGATGCCACGCCACCGGCGGAGCGCGGACATTTCGGTGTACCGGGAGTTTGTGGCGCGCCATGACGCCCTCATCAGTGGCCCGGAAGCACCCAAGGATAACACGACGGCCGCTAGGCTCCGTAATGTTGGCAATCGCCACTACCTGGAAAAACGGTTTGACGACGCGCTGTGGTCGTACAACCGGAGCATTTGCTTCGCGGAGAACCTGTCGGAACACCTGGGAATCGGCTACGCCAATCG ATCCGCCATCTACTACGAATTGGGAGAGTACGAGTTTGCCTTGTACAACATCGATCTGGCCAGAAAGAGCAACTATCCGGAAAGGCTGCTGCCAAAGCTGTTGGCACGAGAGGCCAACTGCAAGGAACGTCTCGCCGGTGGACACTCGGAAGGAACTGTCCCACTCCCGGTCGTGGACATCAACGTTGATGTTAATCCCAAGATACCCTTCATGGCCAAGGGCATCCGCATGAAGGAGTTCGGAGATATGGGTCGTGGTCTGGTGGCTGAGCGCGACTTCAAAACCGGAGATGTAATTCTGGATGAGAAGAGCGATCTCTGCGTTGTGTCGTTCGAACGAAGCTTCATCAGCTGCGCTCACTGTGGGTCaaccttttggaaaagtttgattCCGTGCCTTGGTTGTGCCGCAGTTATGTACTGTGGCGAGAAGTGTCGCGAGGCGGATTTACAGGCTATACACCGGTTCGAATGCAGCGTGGTCACAAAACTGTCGGGTGTGGCCTGTAATAATATGATGATCATGGCAAGGCTGTTCTTTTACGGCCTGACGGCGTTCGACGACAACATCGACCAAATGATGAAGTACTGCCTACCGAATGCTGGCATCGGTTCCAAACCCCTGAATCTGGATTTGACCAGCTCGAAACCGATTGACGTGTTCAAGGTGTGGCACCAATCTAAACTAAGGCATGGTCCATTATCTCGTTGCGTTCCCAATGCGGAGCATCAGTCGAAGCTGAGTGCAGCCACTTTTCATCTGGTATTCATGAAGAACCCGCTGGTTCAATCGATCTTCCGTACCGAAGCTCAGTGTAATTTCATGCTTCGCTGCCTGCTCATTCACGGCCGCTTGACCGCACCGCTGGTCATTAATCGTGTAGACGAAAAGGGCGGTTTCCTAGGAATTCTCTCCCCCGTCGCGTCTCTCATCAACCACTCGTGTGACCCCAACGTGATCTCCGTGGTCAATTCCGGAAGAATCAAAATCATCGTGCTACGTCCCATCCAAAAGGGTGACCAGATTCTCACCAGCTATGCTCCCGCCTGGTGGGATGAACACGATGGCAGCACGTTGGATTTCGACTGCAAGTGCGTGGTGTGCGATCGTGGACCGGAAGGGGCCAAGTGGCGCAACGCGCGTGAGAAAAAACGTATATTGTCATCGGAGGCAATGCGCGAATGGATCGGTGGAGGCGAAACgcaagatttgatcaaatttcaaCGCTTGGTTCAGATACTCGCACGTGACGGCCATCACCCGGGAAAGCTGTTCGGAGAGACGGTGAAGATTTACTACGACAAGCTGTTCGATGAGGTTTGTGCGGAGAACGCAAAGCGCAACCGGGCCAAGGTGCAGCAGATTGGTGGCAACTTATTTTGA
- the LOC120430232 gene encoding SET and MYND domain-containing protein 4-like: MNRINSPMDELRRRLAREIPRHLRDVMDVSVYRAFAIRHQRLLNIAELGKNNERAERYRAAGNRAYSRRQYDTALGQYNRSLCYARADSELVGLAYGNRSAVYYALDEYEFALYNIDLAKAHNYPERLMPKLLAREVNCKREIGYGLSHGTVPHPLADINVEVNPKIPFLAKGIAMRQSDGNEDTLVAEREFNTGDVILNEKIELCAVLFKKSNSYCAHCSSSFKQSLIPCPGCVTVMYCGEECRKEDFRTVHRFECSIATKLWSVTYTNVLMTAKLFFYGLTAFNDNIDKMMEYCLPNAAVGSNPLDADLTNPNPLEMFKVLHQAKPESNSVSNQVTKLYAAIYSVIFLKNPLVQSIIRTEAQRDFFLRCLVTHGLVTMSMVATSKELGTLPVISNVFKHSCDPNVITIIHAGSFKMFVIRPIKTGDQIFTTYGHTWWRPGNEVQAQCRCVVCDSGPEGAKWRAAYREVRPKSPEVEEGLLGLERMSFDMTAGLIKYQRIVQLMASEGHHPGEMFGRMVRAYFERLDDFVEEQNDKRYRANLLRMRGDEVVPGLFED, encoded by the exons ATGAACCGAATCAACTCACCCATGGACGAGCTCCGGCGGCGGCTTGCGCGGGAGATTCCGCGTCACCTCCGGGACGTAATGGACGTTTCGGTGTACCGGGCCTTTGCGATCCGCCACCAGCGGCTTCTCAACATTGCGGAACTGGGCAAGAACAACGAGCGGGCGGAAAGGTATCGCGCGGCCGGAAATCGCGCCTATTCGCGGCGGCAGTATGATACGGCACTTGGCCAGTACAACAGGAGCCTTTGCTACGCGCGAGCCGACTCAGAACTGGTGGGCCTGGCGTACGGCAATCG ATCTGCTGTCTACTACGCGCTAGACGAGTACGAGTTTGCGCTGTACAACATTGACTTGGCCAAGGCGCACAACTACCCGGAAAGGCTCATGCCGAAACTGTTGGCCCGGGAGGTCAACTGTAAGCGAGAGATTGGCTACGGACTGTCCCACGGTACGGTTCCGCACCCGTTGGCAGACATCAACGTTGAAGTTAACCCGAAGATTCCCTTCCTGGCCAAGGGAATCGCCATGCGGCAGTCGGACGGCAACGAAGACACTTTGGTGGCTGAGCGAGAGTTCAACACGGGGGACGTTATTCTGAACGAGAAGATTGAGCTGTGTGCTGTCTTGTTCAAAAAGAGTAATTCCTATTGTGCCCACTGCAGTTCGTCGTTTAAGCAGAGTTTGATTCCGTGTCCCGGCTGTGTCACGGTCATGTACTGTGGTGAGGAGTGCCGCAAGGAAGACTTTCGAACCGTTCATCGATTCGAGTGCAGCATCGCTACGAAACTGTGGAGTGTGACCTACACGAATGTGCTGATGACTGCTAAACTGTTCTTTTACGGGCTTACGGCGTTCAACGACAACATCGACAAAATGATGGAGTATTGCTTGCCCAATGCCGCCGTCGGTTCCAACCCTCTCGATGCGGATTTGACCAACCCGAACCCACTGGAAATGTTCAAGGTTCTGCACCAAGCCAAGCCAGAAAGCAATTCCGTATCGAACCAGGTCACGAAGCTGTACGCTGCCATTTACAGTGTAATTTTCTTGAAGAACCCGCTGGTTCAATCGATCATCCGCACCGAAGCTCAGCGCGACTTTTTCCTTCGCTGTCTGGTGACCCACGGCCTCGTAACCATGTCGATGGTTGCCACGTCCAAAGAGCTGGGAACTTTGCCTGTGATTTCCAACGTCTTCAAACACTCGTGCGACCCAAATGTGATCACAATTATCCACGCCGGATCGTTCAAAATGTTCGTGATTCGCCCGATCAAAACGGGGGACCAGATTTTCACCACGTACGGACACACGTGGTGGCGTCCCGGCAATGAAGTCCAAGCTCAGTGCAGGTGCGTTGTGTGTGATAGCGGACCGGAAGGAGCAAAATGGCGCGCAGCCTACCGCGAGGTTCGCCCAAAGTCACCGGAAGTGGAGGAAGGCTTGCTTGGGTTGGAGCGCATGTCTTTTGACATGACCGCCGGGCTGATCAAGTATCAGCGCATCGTGCAACTGATGGCCAGTGAAGGTCATCACCCGGGAGAGATGTTCGGCCGCATGGTGAGGGCATACTTCGAACGACTGGATGATTTTGTTGAGGAGCAGAACGACAAGCGTTATCGGGCCAACCTGCTGCGCATGCGTGGTGACGAGGTTGTTCCCGGTCTGTTTGAAGATTAG
- the LOC120430237 gene encoding SET and MYND domain-containing protein 4-like, whose translation MDPAAIDALLRRFDQEVPLCRRNADIALYRDFVARHDQLISAPEVAKDDGMAIRCRQAGNRAFSCLQFEPALGQYNRSICFAEPGSEQLGLGFGCRSALYFELGEYEFALYNIELAKRHNYPEKLLPKLLAREANCKERIDEGHSKGAVPVSKLDINVDANRCIPILANGIDMTQYEDMGRGLVAVHDFNAGDLILNEKIELCFGSFERSYSNCAHCGAEFRSSLIPCPGCVAFMYCGKKCRNEDFRTVHRFECAVATKLSNVTYANMLITARLFFHGLTTFKDNITEYLNYCWSYAAIGSKPFDLDFPNPDPLDAFKVLHHATPNRNRTMEHLLKLSVAAFQLVFLKNPLVASMFYTEAHRNAMLRCLLLHGRVCSSLALNQEDDRGGWLGALSPIATLVNHSCDPNAAAFVDSGTIKIAVLRPIQRGDQISIAYPPVWWNAHDGSEQAFLCKCAVCGPDGAQWHEAHQQMSPISPEAKRELSEKIEEQIPLCEKFQHMVQILARDGHHPGEMFGEVVKRYHDLLAEEVRQRSEQSDRARLMLRVKGDVFGQRSG comes from the exons ATGGACCCCGCGGCCATCGACGCCCTGCTCCGACGGTTCGACCAGGAGGTGCCACTCTGTCGCCGGAACGCGGACATTGCGCTGTACCGGGACTTTGTCGCGCGCCACGATCAACTCATCAGCGCACCGGAAGTGGCCAAAGACGACGGGATGGCCATCCGGTGCCGGCAGGCTGGGAATCGAGCCTTCTCGTGTTTGCAGTTCGAGCCGGCATTGGGGCAGTACAATCGAAGCATTTGCTTCGCGGAACCCGGATCGGAACAGCTGGGACTCGGCTTCGGTTGTCG ATCTGCACTTTATTTTGAGCTGGGAGAGTACGAGTTTGCCTTGTACAACATTGAACTGGCCAAGAGGCACAACTATCCGGAAAAGCTGCTGCCCAAGTTGTTGGCACGAGAGGCCAACTGCAAGGAACGAATCGACGAAGGTCACTCCAAAGGCGCTGTTCCAGTCTCGAAACTGGACATCAACGTTGACGCCAACCGATGCATTCCCATCCTGGCCAATGGAATCGACATGACGCAGTACGAGGACATGGGCCGAGGTTTGGTGGCTGTTCATGACTTCAACGCCGGAGACCTTATCCTGAACGAGAAGATCGAACTTTGCTTTGGATCTTTTGAACGGAGCTACTCAAATTGTGCCCATTGTGGCGCAGAATTCCGCAGTAGTTTGATTCCGTGTCCGGGCTGTGTCGCGTTCATGTACTGTGGCAAGAAGTGCCGCAACGAAGACTTCCGTACCGTTCATCGATTCGAGTGCGCCGTGGCCACCAAACTGAGCAACGTGACCTACGCCAACATGCTGATCACGGCAAGATTGTTCTTTCACGGCTTGACGACGTTCAAGGACAACATCACCGAGTACCTTAACTACTGCTGGTCGTACGCTGCCATCGGTTCCAAACCATTCGATCTGGACTTTCCAAATCCCGACCCTTTGGACGCGTTCAAGGTTCTGCATCATGCCACACCAAACCGCAATCGCACCATGGAGCACCTGTTGAAGCTAAGCGTAGCGGCCTTTCAGCTGGTATTCCTGAAGAACCCACTGGTCGCATCAATGTTCTACACCGAAGCTCACCGTAACGCCATGCTGCGCTGCCTGCTACTTCACGGTCGCGTGTGTTCTTCCTTGGCTCTCAACCAAGAAGACGATCGTGGCGGTTGGCTAGGAGCACTCTCGCCCATCGCCACCCTCGTCAACCATTCGTGTGACCCCAACGCGGCCGCTTTCGTCGATTCCGGAACGATCAAAATCGCCGTACTACGCCCCATCCAAAGAGGTGACCAGATTTCCATCGCCTATCCACCGGTCTGGTGGAACGCCCACGACGGAAGCGAGCAAGCCTTCCTGTGCAAGTGCGCGGTTTGCGGACCGGATGGAGCCCAGTGGCACGAGGCGCACCAGCAGATGAGCCCAATTTCGCCGGAAGCGAAACGCGAGCTTTCCGAGAAGATTGAGGAACAGATTCCGCTTTGCGAAAAATTCCAGCACATGGTTCAGATACTGGCGCGTGATGGCCATCATCCCGGGGAGATGTTTGGCGAAGTGGTGAAGCGGTACCATGATTTGCTGGCCGAAGAGGTTCGACAGCGGAGCGAACAAAGTGACCGAGCTAGGCTGATGCTGCGCGTTAAAGGTGATGTCTTCGGACAACGCAGTGGCTAA
- the LOC120430241 gene encoding uncharacterized protein LOC120430241 isoform X2, which yields MDSTRQQLDDSGAPEGNIRDVQAAPKVAVKMAGGQEEESEQVDDLPFGDDWTEPFGGPTVMFESLNRLEFIAVESPLPLKVCQLQCSARIFYAGMEVLLHNCGSLMLLDDSFVARVRLVDMGPLQQATTFSEAASALYRQLSITEILVDNMKAQRDQYRSELLTTFNRIRQRTISDNVCAADARQIFSVVQSSSNLDYVELCEQLCSNASISRGLRDQVEKLLQIEQEVGQRNAFLAKFHAKFTNSTHELGTALQEFHEAVVASRVKSLLDMAPHFLGRHLKDIPERTVFQIHDNDVKLFHDLDKVLNKKIFAKLLGDLAKRWTAQMKSLKQGKQLVTAINPIYLSLCRSLEELIVEIVDKTDHKPEELLLSDDGGWFPIKSAIIWKTVTGYTKCLQHEYKFIFRLLKHYHPVTGSKKPFEYQTRRLQQQNPLGIAEELYVWFCLLDDVLHHALPQASLATFERILQDFVQLVRDASLGQLETIRVITRNTARFITQTFPFMDAVQSDEDKELLQAQWSEINQTESACTFRDRVDVFSGYWQNRWEMIQRIPSKNGLPDAATRRRCRKRADFIRKRQLALKPKPPAELPSQPSVIPKPPKGLPPQPNAIPKPPARNPRQPSAIPKPPAGFPPQPNAMPKPPAGLPPQPIPKPPAKYPPQPNAIPDVKQKGSTQHARREAEATKEKAELYNAAELFDIFTEYWTRWRNCKTRSEQAFVVSYMNFKYGR from the exons ATGGATTCGACACGACAGCAGCTGGACGATTCCGGGGCTCCGGAAGGGAACATCCGCGATGTCCAAGCGGCACCGAAGGTGGCCGTTAAAATGGCAGGTGGACAGGAGGAAG AATCCGAACAGGTTGACGATCTTCCGTTTGGCGATGATTGGACGGAACCTTTCGGAGGACCGACAGTCATGTTCGAGAGCCTCAACAGGCTGGAATTCATTGCGGTCGAGTCTCCGTTGCCGCTGAAGGTCTGCCAGCTGCAGTGTTCGGCCCGGATCTTCTACGCCGGCATGGAGGTTCTGCTGCACAACTGCGGCAGCCTCATGCTGCTGGACGACAGCTTCGTAGCCCGAGTTCGGTTGGTGGACATGGGTCCACTGCAGCAAGCTACCACCTTTTCCGAGGCTGCAAGTGCGCTGTACAG ACAACTCAGCATTACCGAGATCCTCGTGGACAATATGAAAGCGCAGCGGGATCAGTATCGTTCCGAGCTGTTGACCACGTTCAACCGCATCCGGCAGCGAACGATCTCGGACAACGTTTGCGCCGCCGATGCTCGGCAGATCTTCTCCGTCGTTCAAAGCTCGTCGAATCTGGACTACGTTGAGTTGTGCGAGCAGCTTTGCAGCAATGCTTCGATATCGCGGGGATTGCGCGACCAAGTAGAAAAGCTGCTCCAGATCGAGCAAGAGGTCGGGCAGAGAAACGCGTTCCTTGCGAAGTTTCACGCCAAGTTCACGAATTCTACGCATGAACTAGGCACTGCCCTGCAGGAGTTCCACGAAGCGGTGGTCGCCAGTCGAGTCAAGTCGCTGCTGGACATGGCCCCCCACTTTCTTGGGCGCCATCTGAAGGATATCCCCGAGCGGACCGTGTTCCAGATCCACGACAATGACGTCAAGCTGTTTCACGACCTGGACAAGGTACTGAACAAGAAGATCTTCGCGAAACTGCTTGGCGACCTCGCTAAACGTTGGACAGCGCAGATGAAGTCGTTAAAGCAAGGCAAACAGCTCGTGACCGCGATAAACCCGATCTACTTGTCGCTGTGCCGCAGTTTGGAGGAGCTGATCGTGGAAATCGTCGACAAAACCGACCACAAGCCGGAAGAGTTGCTGCTGAGTGATGACGGTGGATGGTTTCCGATCAAATCCGCGATCATCTGGAAGACTGTGACCGGTTATACCAAGTGTCTCCAGCACGAGTACAAATTCATCTTTCGTCTGCTGAAGCACTACCATCCGGTAACCGGCAGCAAGAAACCCTTCGAATACCAGACTCGGCGATTGCAACAGCAGAACCCACTCGGAATCGCCGAAGAGTTGTACGTGTGGTTCTGCCTACTCGATGACGTCCTCCACCACGCCCTGCCGCAAGCCAGCTTGGCCACTTTCGAGCGAATCCTGCAGGACTTTGTCCAGCTGGTGCGCGACGCAAGTCTCGGGCAGCTGGAGACCATTCGTGTCATTACGCGTAATACGGCTCGCTTTATCACGCAGACGTTCCCGTTCATGGACGCTGTGCAATCCGACGAGGACAAGGAGCTACTACAGGCTCAATGGAGTGAGATTAACCAGACGGAATCGGCCTGCACTTTCCGCGATCGGGTTGACGTTTTCAGCGGCTACTGGCAGAATCGCTGGGAGATGATTCAGAGAATTCCATCGAAGAATGGCCTTCCGGACGCGGCCACGCGCCGCCGCTGCCGTAAACGTGCGGATTTCATCCGGAAGCGGCAGCTTGCGCtgaaaccgaaaccgccggcgGAGTTACCTTCGCAGCCGAGCGTGATCCCAAAACCGCCGAAGGGGCTACCTCCACAGCCGAACGCGATCCCGAAACCGCCGGCGAGAAACCCTCGACAGCCGAGCGCGATTCCGAAACCGCCAGCCGGGTTTCCTCCGCAACCGAACGCGATGCCGAAACCGCCGGCGGGGTTACCACCGCAGCCGATCCCGAAACCGCCGGCGAAGTACCCTCCGCAACCGAACGCGATCCCGGACGTGAAACAAAAAGGGAGTACTCAACACGCAAGACGCGAAGCAGAAGCCACGAAGGAAAAAGCCGAGCTCTACAACGCGGCTGAGCTGTTCGACATATTTACCGAGTACTGGACCAGGTGGAGGAACTGTAAGACCCGCTCGGAACAAGCATTCGTCGTTTCTTATATGAACTTCAAGTATGGAAGATAA